In the genome of Chryseobacterium oryzae, one region contains:
- a CDS encoding SCO family protein — translation MSKNSQPGNSKRKIIIPIVIIALLFVGIGLGMSYFKKSLYTVMKVPDFQLTDQNNKQISNKDMLGKVYLVEFFFSKCPTICPVMNTNMRAIEDEINNKDFGIISISIDPENDTPKALSEHAKRIGVKSPNWHFLTGNRDYIGKLADEFDIYVGDKENEGEKLNHSGMIALVDQQGNIRCRYNKNNMPILYYSGLNYEDPEGNNPKLNGKYHPDREILIEDIKKLLE, via the coding sequence ATGTCCAAAAATAGTCAACCGGGCAATAGTAAAAGAAAAATAATTATTCCTATTGTTATTATTGCTTTGCTTTTTGTAGGCATTGGTCTTGGGATGAGCTATTTTAAAAAGAGTCTTTACACTGTGATGAAAGTTCCCGATTTTCAACTTACAGATCAGAATAATAAGCAGATAAGCAATAAAGATATGCTTGGTAAAGTGTATTTGGTAGAATTTTTCTTCAGTAAATGCCCAACAATCTGCCCTGTAATGAATACCAATATGCGGGCAATTGAAGATGAAATTAATAATAAAGACTTTGGGATAATTTCCATTAGTATTGATCCTGAAAATGATACTCCTAAAGCATTAAGTGAACATGCTAAAAGAATTGGTGTAAAATCTCCAAATTGGCATTTTCTCACTGGTAATAGAGATTATATTGGTAAATTGGCTGATGAGTTTGATATTTATGTTGGAGATAAAGAAAATGAAGGTGAAAAACTCAATCACAGTGGGATGATTGCTTTAGTGGACCAACAGGGAAATATCCGCTGCAGATACAATAAAAATAATATGCCGATTCTTTATTATTCTGGACTTAACTATGAAGATCCCGAAGGAAATAATCCAAAACTCAATGGAAAATATCATCCTGACAGAGAAATTTTAATTGAAGATATTAAGAAATTATTGGAATGA
- a CDS encoding GH39 family glycosyl hydrolase: MHRIFKIKSIQIFSVILLFSFAFVKSQNSVVVDVSKTYKKESIAGFLHLNNIETLDNDIKALKPKFWRFGNYMFKSQERKDIISGLISRKIQPILIMSDLCIYKTLNENSTDGNRILPYSDPKSYEAFVRKMYAENGNTVIYDIWNEPDTGFWSGTKEQFFLAFKKAHDIIRSMPGGKDAVIMGPSCSRFYKEFIEDFLTFCEKNNVVVDILAWHEGGVISDIKEMKANINFAKEVWLNQFKKLKIKEIYIPEIIGESVQFSPLAVLSFLNTFEEGGVSGACKTCHDNPAEIGGNSCFNNSMDGLLMPNGKPRSVWFAYKLYAESLDNRFKLITKNENFSVIGYYLNKNKSVNILIGNTSGSNKDLNLSLKNIDVKKYFSGKRKLHYNLYLIEDTKEKELKSPQLKQSEFVSVKNGIININLKNIESNGILVLELK, from the coding sequence ATGCATCGCATATTTAAAATAAAGTCTATCCAAATTTTTTCAGTAATATTATTGTTTTCTTTTGCGTTTGTAAAAAGCCAGAATTCTGTTGTTGTAGATGTTTCTAAAACATATAAGAAAGAGAGTATTGCCGGTTTTTTGCATTTGAATAATATTGAAACATTAGATAATGATATTAAAGCTCTGAAACCGAAGTTCTGGAGATTTGGTAATTATATGTTTAAATCTCAAGAAAGAAAGGATATTATTTCTGGGCTAATTTCCAGAAAAATACAGCCAATTCTTATCATGAGCGATTTATGTATCTATAAAACCCTGAATGAAAATTCTACAGACGGAAATAGAATTTTACCGTATAGCGATCCTAAAAGCTATGAAGCTTTTGTAAGAAAAATGTACGCCGAGAACGGAAATACTGTTATTTACGATATTTGGAATGAACCCGATACTGGTTTTTGGTCGGGAACTAAAGAGCAGTTTTTTTTAGCTTTTAAAAAAGCTCATGATATCATAAGAAGTATGCCTGGTGGTAAAGATGCTGTAATTATGGGACCTAGTTGCTCTAGATTTTACAAAGAATTTATTGAAGATTTTTTAACTTTTTGTGAGAAAAATAATGTTGTTGTAGATATTTTAGCTTGGCATGAAGGCGGAGTTATTTCTGATATTAAAGAAATGAAGGCGAATATAAATTTTGCAAAAGAAGTTTGGCTTAATCAATTTAAAAAGCTGAAAATAAAAGAAATCTATATTCCTGAAATTATTGGTGAAAGTGTTCAGTTCAGTCCATTAGCTGTTCTTTCTTTTCTCAATACTTTTGAGGAAGGTGGAGTTAGTGGAGCGTGCAAAACTTGTCACGATAACCCGGCAGAAATTGGCGGTAACAGTTGCTTTAATAATTCTATGGACGGTCTGCTTATGCCGAACGGAAAACCAAGGTCGGTTTGGTTTGCATACAAGTTATATGCAGAAAGTCTAGATAATAGATTTAAATTAATTACTAAAAATGAGAACTTTTCTGTAATTGGTTATTATCTAAACAAAAATAAGTCTGTAAATATACTCATTGGCAATACTTCAGGATCAAATAAAGATCTTAATTTAAGTTTAAAAAATATCGATGTTAAAAAATATTTTTCGGGAAAAAGAAAACTACATTATAATCTATACTTGATTGAAGACACTAAAGAAAAAGAATTGAAATCTCCCCAACTTAAACAATCTGAATTCGTTTCCGTTAAGAACGGTATCATTAATATTAATCTGAAAAATATTGAGAGTAACGGTATTCTGGTATTAGAGTTGAAATAA
- a CDS encoding PadR family transcriptional regulator, with the protein MKKNSLYKGTLQNIILKLLSKEVKMYGYQITQRAKELTEGELEMTEGALYPLLHKLEADGIITSEVKEINGRSRKYYLLTEKGKKQQATQEDEMRSYLFNLKTIFDI; encoded by the coding sequence ATGAAAAAGAACAGTCTTTATAAAGGAACGCTCCAGAATATTATTTTAAAACTGCTTTCAAAAGAAGTTAAAATGTATGGGTATCAAATTACGCAGCGTGCAAAAGAATTAACGGAAGGTGAGCTGGAAATGACTGAAGGAGCATTATATCCATTACTACATAAACTGGAAGCAGACGGAATTATCACTTCTGAAGTGAAGGAAATAAACGGAAGAAGCAGAAAATATTACTTGCTTACCGAGAAAGGGAAAAAGCAGCAGGCAACTCAGGAAGACGAAATGAGATCTTATTTGTTTAATCTGAAAACTATTTTCGATATATGA
- a CDS encoding superoxide dismutase, which produces MKVFKIAALAAVMTAQFAFSQFKQTPLPYAYDALEGNIDAKTMEIHYSKHAAAYVNNLNKAIAGTPQEKQTMFQILSNVSKLSPAVRNNAGGHYNHELFWTVLTPQKNTQPSAKLSKAINDAFGSMEAFKEKMSKAGADRFGSGWAWLSVDKKGKLFVSSTPNQDNPLMDVVEEKGTPIFGIDVWEHAYYLKYQNKRADYLTAIWNVTNWNEISKRYDEALSKK; this is translated from the coding sequence ATGAAAGTTTTTAAAATCGCTGCCCTTGCTGCAGTTATGACCGCTCAGTTTGCTTTCTCACAATTTAAGCAGACTCCGTTACCTTATGCTTACGATGCTTTGGAAGGAAATATTGATGCCAAAACAATGGAGATTCATTATTCTAAACATGCTGCAGCTTATGTTAATAATCTTAATAAAGCCATTGCGGGAACTCCGCAGGAAAAGCAGACTATGTTTCAAATCCTTTCCAACGTGTCAAAATTAAGTCCGGCGGTAAGAAATAACGCTGGAGGACATTATAACCACGAACTTTTCTGGACTGTTCTTACTCCGCAAAAAAATACACAGCCATCTGCAAAGCTTTCTAAAGCAATTAATGATGCATTTGGTAGTATGGAAGCTTTTAAAGAGAAAATGAGCAAAGCCGGAGCAGACCGTTTTGGATCTGGATGGGCATGGCTTTCTGTAGATAAAAAAGGAAAGTTATTTGTTTCTTCAACGCCTAACCAAGATAATCCTTTAATGGATGTGGTGGAAGAAAAAGGAACTCCTATCTTCGGAATTGATGTTTGGGAACATGCATATTACCTAAAATATCAAAATAAAAGAGCAGACTATCTTACTGCCATTTGGAATGTTACCAACTGGAATGAAATCAGTAAGAGATATGATGAGGCTCTAAGTAAGAAGTAG
- the ruvC gene encoding crossover junction endodeoxyribonuclease RuvC, with protein sequence MVSTEKIILGIDPGTAVMGFGLISVIKGKMEMISIHELILKKYPNHETKLKYIFDKTLALIDEFHPDEVALEAPFYGKNVQSMLKLGRAQGVAMAASLHRNIPITEYSPKKIKMAITGNGNASKEQVAGMLQNLLNLKEFPTKYLDASDGLAVAVCHHFNSGSLSDTKSYSGWESFLKQNPDRLK encoded by the coding sequence ATGGTTTCAACAGAAAAAATAATTTTAGGCATAGATCCCGGAACTGCTGTAATGGGTTTCGGACTGATTTCGGTAATAAAAGGAAAAATGGAAATGATTTCCATCCATGAATTGATTTTAAAGAAATATCCCAATCACGAAACTAAGCTGAAATATATTTTTGATAAAACTTTAGCCCTGATTGACGAATTCCATCCCGACGAAGTGGCTTTGGAAGCACCATTTTACGGCAAAAATGTACAATCTATGCTCAAATTAGGAAGAGCTCAGGGAGTTGCGATGGCGGCAAGTTTACACAGAAACATTCCCATTACCGAATATTCTCCCAAAAAAATAAAAATGGCAATTACCGGCAACGGAAATGCCAGCAAAGAACAGGTAGCCGGGATGCTTCAAAACCTTTTAAATCTAAAAGAATTCCCGACCAAATATCTGGATGCATCGGATGGATTGGCGGTAGCGGTTTGTCATCACTTCAACTCCGGAAGTTTATCGGATACCAAATCGTATTCGGGTTGGGAAAGCTTTCTGAAACAAAACCCGGATAGATTAAAATAA
- the rpsT gene encoding 30S ribosomal protein S20, producing MANHKSALKRIRQNEVRKVRNRYYHKTARTAMKVLRNEENKAAASEQLPKVISLLDKLAKKNIIHKNKAANLKSKLTKHVNNLA from the coding sequence ATGGCAAATCATAAATCAGCACTTAAGAGAATAAGACAAAACGAAGTTAGAAAAGTTCGTAACAGATACTATCACAAGACTGCAAGAACTGCAATGAAAGTCTTGAGAAATGAAGAAAACAAAGCAGCTGCATCTGAGCAATTGCCAAAAGTTATCTCTTTATTGGATAAGTTAGCAAAGAAAAACATTATTCACAAGAATAAAGCAGCTAACTTAAAAAGCAAATTAACTAAGCACGTTAATAATTTAGCGTAA